A single genomic interval of Tursiops truncatus isolate mTurTru1 chromosome 16, mTurTru1.mat.Y, whole genome shotgun sequence harbors:
- the DKK1 gene encoding dickkopf-related protein 1, which translates to MTALGTAGAARVLVTLVAAALCGHPLFRVSATLNSVLLNSNAIKNLPPPLGGAAGHPGFAVSAAPGILFEGNKYQTIDNYQPYPCAEDEECSTDEYCASSTRGAGAGAEICLSCRKRRKRCMRHAMCCPGNYCKNGICMPSDHNHFNRGEIEETIIESFGNDHSTLDGYSRRTTLSSKMYHTKGQEGSVCLRSSDCATGLCCARHFWSKICKPVLKEGQVCTKHRRKGSHGLEIFQRCYCGEGLSCRIQKDHHQASNSSRLHTCQRH; encoded by the exons ATGACGGCTCTGGGCACAGCGGGTGCTGCCCGGGTGTTGGTTACCCTAGTAGCTGCGGCTCTTTGTGGTCACCCTCTGTTCAGAGTCAGTGCCACCTTGAACTCGGTTCTTCTCAATTCCAACGCCATCAAGAACCTGCCCCCACCGCTGGGCGGCGCTGCCGGGCACCCAGGCTTCGCAGTCAGCGCTGCTCCGGGAATTCTGTTCGAGGGCAACAAGTACCAGACCATTGACAACTACCAG CCGTACCCGTGCGCCGAGGACGAGGAGTGCAGTACCGATGAGTACTGCGCGAGTTCCACCCGCGGAGCGGGTGCAGGCGCGGAAATCTGCCTCTCCTGCAGGAAGCGCCGAAAACGCTGCATGCGTCATGCTATGTGCTGCCCTGGTAATTACTGCAAAAATG GAATATGTATGCCTTCTGATCACAATCATTTCAATCgaggagaaattgaggaaacCATTATTGAAAGCTTTGGTAATGATCACAGCACCTTGGATGGGTACTCCAGAAGAACTACACTGTCTTCAAAAATGTATCATACCAAAG GACAAGAAGGTTCTGTCTGTCTTCGATCATCAGACTGTGCTACAGGGTTGTGTTGTGCTAGACATTTCTGGTCCAAGATCTGTAAACCTGTTCTCAAAGAAGGTCAAGTGTGCACCAAGCACAGGAGAAAAGGCTCTCACGGGCTGGAGATATTCCAGCGTTGTTACTGTGGAGAAGGTCTGTCTTGCCGGATACAGAAAGATCACCATCAAGCCAGTAATTCTTCTAggcttcacacctgtcagagacACTAA